Below is a window of Yimella sp. cx-51 DNA.
GGGTTCCGGCGTTCGACCGTTGAATCATCCGCAGAGGTGGGTGGTCAGCGAGCGATGAGAGTGATCTGGCAGAGAGGGCCGGTGGCGTTCGCAAGCCGGCGGTCAGCGGTAACCAGCGGAACATCGAGCGTCTCGGCGGCGGCCACGAAGAATGCGTCGTATGCAGTGAGGCTGTGGCGCAACTCCCACACGCGGGGAAGGAGCCCAGTCATCGGCAGTCGATCGATCGCCAACCGCCGTCAGAGGTTGAGCAGCTGCAGGCCGTCGGTTTCCTGCACGTGATCGCCCAGCACATGTCGCACAATGCTCGCAAGATGCGACAGTTGGCGCTCTCAGTCGGGATAGCCCTGTGGATTGGCCGACTGCCAGCGCCACGTGTCGGCACACATGTCTTCGACCGACTTCGTTGTGCGCCAGCCGAGTTCGGCTAGGGCGCGGCTGGGGTCGGCGTACGTGATGGGCAGGTCGCCGTCGCGGCGCGGACCGATCTCGTAGGGCACTGGCACACCGGTGGCGGCCTCGAAGGCCTTGATCATGCCGAGCACCGAGGTGGGCACACCGGAGCCGAGGTTGAATGCGCGCACCGGCTCGGTCATCGCGTCGATGTGCTCCAAGGCGGCGAGGTGACCGGCGGCGAGGTCTTCGACGTGGATGTAGTCGCGCTCGCAGGTGCCGTCGGCGGTGGGGTAGTCGTCGCCGAAAACAGTCAGCTTCTCGCGACGTCCGACCGCCACCTGCGAGATGAACGGCATGAGGTTGTT
It encodes the following:
- a CDS encoding type II toxin-antitoxin system VapC family toxin translates to MTGLLPRVWELRHSLTAYDAFFVAAAETLDVPLVTADRRLANATGPLCQITLIAR